The following are encoded together in the Limanda limanda chromosome 12, fLimLim1.1, whole genome shotgun sequence genome:
- the LOC133015806 gene encoding homeobox protein six1b — translation MSILPSFGFTQEQVACVCEVLQQGGNLERLGRFLWSLPACDHLHKNESVLKAKAVVAFHRGNFRELYKILESHQFSPHNHPKLQQLWLKAHYVEAEKLRGRPLGAVGKYRVRRKFPLPRTIWDGEETSYCFKEKSRGVLREWYTHNPYPSPREKRELAEATGLTTTQVSNWFKNRRQRDRAAEAKERENSENSNAGGNKQNQLSPLDGGKSLMSSSEDEFSPPQSPDQNSALLLQGNMSHPGASAYPMSGLGAPQPVHGMHGHPHQLQDSLLGPLTSSLVDLGS, via the exons ATGTCTATATTACCGTCCTTCGGCTTTACGCAGGAGCAAGTGGCGTGCGTGTGCGAGGTGCTGCAGCAGGGAGGCAACCTGGAGAGGCTCGGCCGCTTCCTGTGGTCCCTGCCCGCCTGCGACCACCTCCACAAGAACGAGAGCGTGCTCAAAGCCAAGGCGGTGGTGGCCTTCCACCGGGGCAACTTCAGGGAGCTCTACAAGATCCTGGAGAGCCACCAGTTCTCCCCGCACAACCACcccaagctgcagcagctgtggctgaAGGCGCACTACGTGGAGGCGGAGAAGCTGCGCGGCCGGCCGCTCGGAGCCGTGGGCAAGTACCGGGTGCGCAGGAAATTCCCGCTGCCCCGCACGATATGGGACGGCGAGGAGACGAGCTACTGCTTCAAGGAGAAGAGCCGGGGGGTGCTGAGGGAGTGGTACACGCACAACCCGTACCCGTCCCCGCGGGAGAAGCGGGAGCTGGCCGAGGCCACGGGGCTGACCACGACGCAGGTCAGCAACTGGTTCAAGAACAGACGGCAGCGGGACCGAGCCGCGGAGGCGAAGGAGAG AGAGAACAGCGAAAACAGCAACGCAGGCGGCAACAAACAGAACCAGCTGTCCCCGCTGGACGGAGGAAAGTCTCTCATGTCCAGCTCGGAGGACGAGTTTTCTCCGCCACAGAGCCCCGACCAGAACTCAGCGCTTTTGCTCCAGGGTAACATGAGCCACCCGGGGGCCTCTGCTTACCCCATGTCCGGCCTGGGGGCCCCACAGCCGGTCCACGGCATGCACGGACACCCGCACCAGCTGCAGGACTCCTTGTTGGGACCTCTAACCTCCAGCCTTGTGGATTTGGGCTCTTAG